The Halobacillus amylolyticus nucleotide sequence CTTAAAGGAGAGGATGCCCTATTTATATGGTGCTAGTCAAGGATAAGTTACTGTCGAATCCCTTCAAACAGCTTGTGACGCGATGACTATAGGATAATAAACCATTGCTGTAACTTTTGAGTACACGTTTTGTGTATTAAACAGGCAGGATTTAGAGCTATAATTAGCTTCGCTGTTATTTATATGTCGATAAACGGATAATTATTTTCAAAATTTACTTTTCCAAAAACACGAAGTTACGCTATACAAAAATACCCTGGCTTCGTAAAGACCAGGGTATTTACCAAAACTATTCTGTTTAAATACATCTTTTGTTCTATGCTGCTACAAGAAAACGAACAAAGTTGATAGCATCTACCGAGATAAATTGTTTGTTATTTGATCCATAACCACTATCAACCTCAACAACTAGCACTAAATCTGCTGTAACGGTTGAGAGAAGCCCTTCGATCAAATTATTATTTGTAGCTACTTCAACTCTTGAACCAATACGTGTGGCTAGTTCGGCAGCAAAAGTTTCTGCAAACATCTAAAACCCTCCTTTACATTTCACTGACAAGTTCAATTTTTTCAATACGGACTAGGACTTGAGCTCCAGAACTTTCAACAATCACGACATAATCGCTTTCTACGACCAACAGTGTTCCAGTTACTACACCAAAAGGGGTAGTGACTTCTACTTGTTCGTTGACTAAAGTCAACAATACTTCCCTAAGTGTTGTAGGGGTTGTAGGGGTTGTAGGGGGTGTTGGAGTCCCTGGTACAGGGTCCACTGTATCATCTCCTCCTAAATCGACATCGAGATCGACATCGACATCTAACCCTGGTAAATCAAGTGAATTATTTGAGCTTAGCCCACTACCAGAAATTAAACTCTGGGACAATTGGTTAGCCAGCCTTAAAAGTTCTGTCTGGCGATTTGTTAGAGTCAACTGAATTCATCCTTTCTATAATAGTTTTCTATTTACTATATGTTTGTTTCTTTCGTCCGTAAGGGCATTCACATACGTTAATAGATAATTCCACCAATAACCTAGAATTATAGAACACAAAAATATAGCAACCATAATCAAGGTAAATAATGCCACCTCAGGTCATCCAATATTTGGATGACCTGAGGTGGCATTTTATAGTTACATATTCAGGATGAATAATTTATCTTGTGTCATGGATTCGATACTGCGGCGTATTCCTTGTGAACCAAGACCTGAGTTCTTTGCACCTATGAAAGGGAAATGGTCTGGGCCGCGCTCTGTTTTTGCATTGAACTGTACAGATCCAACGCTTAGCTTTGCGCCAATATCCATTGCTTTTTGAACGTCGGCAGTAAAGATACTTGCTTGCAAGCCATAGTCTGATTCATTCGCCAGTGATACAAATTCAGTTTCATTTTTAACGCGAATGATAGGGAGTACAGGACCAAAAGGCTCTTCCCAGGCGACCTTCATGTTTGGCGTTACATGATCGAGTAGTGTTGGGTAAATCAAGTTGTTTTTACGTTTATTTCCTGTAATGAGTTCAGCACCGTTTTGTAAGGCATCATCGATTAACTCTTGAACAAAGTCGGCTGCACCTTCATCAATCAAAGGGGTGATGGTTGCATCGTCTTCCGGCTTCCCAACAGTAAGGTCATTAACCTTTTGCTTGATTTTCTCGGTGAGTGCATCAGCCACCACGTCATCGACCAACACGCGTTTAATCGCTGTACAGCGCTGCCCTGAATAGGAAAAAGCACCACTTACGATTTGTCCTGCAGCTAAGTCGAGGTCGGCATCGTTAAGTACAATGGCTGGATCTTTGCCGCCTAATTCAAGAACGACAGGAATCATTTTCGCCTTCTTCGAAATAGATTGACCTGTAGCCGTACTTCCTGTGAATGTAATCATATTAATTTGGGGGTGGGTGACAAGAAAGTCGCCAATTTCAGAACCCTTTCCGGTGACACATTGTACGGTATCCTCGGGCAGGTCTGTCTCAAGCAGGGCTTCAATCATTAATTGACCACTTAAAGCTCCTTGGGAGGCAGGCTTGAAAACGACCGCATTTCCAGCCATTAAAGCAGGGGCGATTTTTGAAGCAGCTAAGTTCACGGGATAGTTAAAGGGTGAAATCGCCAGGACAACACCAAGTGGTTCGCGTTCGACCATGGCCATCTTGCTGGAACTGCCTCCACGGAAAGAATCCCCGCGCAGCATATCACCATGAATGCGGCAGCCTTCCTCTGCCGTATAACGAATTAAATCCGCCGTACGGACGACCTCTTTCATGGCGGAAGATCTATTTTTGCCTACTTCTTTAGAGATCATTTCACCGATTTGTTCCTGTTTTTCTACTAAATGATCAGCCCACTCATGCAATACATCTGCACGCTTATATATTTCTGTTCCCGCCCAATCAGTTTGAGCTTGATTTGCTTTCTGAATGGACTGATCTACTTCTTCCTGTGACATCAATGGAAGGGCACCAAGGACTTCATTTCCAGAAACTGAATAAACTTTCTTTTCCTTTGTGATTGTAATGCTGATAATCCATCACTCCTTTTCAATAATTAGACTATTCTGATTATTGGGGAAAAAAGATAGAATATCAAACTCGATAAAAGCGTTAACATTGTCCATTTAAGCGTTTGCAGTTAGCTTATAATCTAATATACAGGCCCATTCTTCTTTTTTCACATTAATGTGAT carries:
- a CDS encoding DUF2642 domain-containing protein → MTLTNRQTELLRLANQLSQSLISGSGLSSNNSLDLPGLDVDVDLDVDLGGDDTVDPVPGTPTPPTTPTTPTTLREVLLTLVNEQVEVTTPFGVVTGTLLVVESDYVVIVESSGAQVLVRIEKIELVSEM
- a CDS encoding NADP-dependent glyceraldehyde-3-phosphate dehydrogenase, which gives rise to MISITITKEKKVYSVSGNEVLGALPLMSQEEVDQSIQKANQAQTDWAGTEIYKRADVLHEWADHLVEKQEQIGEMISKEVGKNRSSAMKEVVRTADLIRYTAEEGCRIHGDMLRGDSFRGGSSSKMAMVEREPLGVVLAISPFNYPVNLAASKIAPALMAGNAVVFKPASQGALSGQLMIEALLETDLPEDTVQCVTGKGSEIGDFLVTHPQINMITFTGSTATGQSISKKAKMIPVVLELGGKDPAIVLNDADLDLAAGQIVSGAFSYSGQRCTAIKRVLVDDVVADALTEKIKQKVNDLTVGKPEDDATITPLIDEGAADFVQELIDDALQNGAELITGNKRKNNLIYPTLLDHVTPNMKVAWEEPFGPVLPIIRVKNETEFVSLANESDYGLQASIFTADVQKAMDIGAKLSVGSVQFNAKTERGPDHFPFIGAKNSGLGSQGIRRSIESMTQDKLFILNM